A section of the Nerophis ophidion isolate RoL-2023_Sa linkage group LG16, RoL_Noph_v1.0, whole genome shotgun sequence genome encodes:
- the capzb gene encoding F-actin-capping protein subunit beta isoform X2 — protein MSEQQLDCALDLMRRLPPQQIEKNLSDLIDLVPSLCEDLLSSVDQPLKIAQDKTMGKDYLLCDYNRDGDSYRSPWSNKYDPPIDDGAMPSSRLRKLEIDANNAFDQYRDLYFEGGVSSVYLWDLEHGFAGVILIKKAGDGFKKIKGCWDSIHVVEVQEKSSGRTAHYKLTSTVMLWLQTTKCDSGTMNLGGSLTRQMEKDETVGESSPHIANIGRLVEDMENKIRSTLNEIYFGKTKDIVNGLRSVQGLADMSKQEALQKQLFMALKQKNQN, from the exons AGTGAACAGCAGTTGGACTGTGCCCTGGACCTGATGAGGCGTCTGCCTCCCCAGCAGATTGAAAAGAACCTCAGTGACCTCATTGACCTG GTGCCCAGTCTGTGTGAGGACCTCCTCTCCTCTGTGGACCAGCCCCTGAAGATTGCCCAGGACAAGACAATGGGGAAAGACTATCTCCTCTGTGATTACAATCGGGATGGTGACTCCTACAG ATCACCATGGAGCAATAAGTACGACCCTCCTATTGATGACGGTGCCATGCCTTCATCTCGATTGAGGAAGCTGGAGATCGACGCCAATAACGCCTTTGACCAGTACAGAGACCT GTACTTTGAGGGTGGCGTGTCATCAGTGTACCTTTGGGATTTGGAGCATGGCTTTGCCGGAGTTATTCTCATCAAGAAGGCTGGGGATGGATTCAAAAAGATCAAGGGGTGCTGGGACTCCATCCATGTGGTGGAGGTGCAG GAGAAGTCCAGCGGACGGACTGCTCACTACAAACTCACCTCCACCGTCATGCTGTGGCTACAGACGACCAAGTGCGACTCCGGCACCATGAACCTGGGCGGCAGCCTCACAAGACAA ATGGAGAAGGACGAGACAGTCGGAGAGTCGTCACCCCACATCGCCAACATTGGCCGCCTGGTTGAA GACATGGAGAACAAGATTCGCTCCACGCTGAATGAAATCTACTTTGGGAAGACCAAGGACATCGTCAACGGACTTAG GAGTGTTCAAGGCCTGGCTGACATGTCGAAGCAAGAGGCTTTGCAAAAACAACTCTTCATGGCGCTCAAACAGAAAAACCAAAACTAG
- the capzb gene encoding F-actin-capping protein subunit beta isoform X1 → MSEQQLDCALDLMRRLPPQQIEKNLSDLIDLVPSLCEDLLSSVDQPLKIAQDKTMGKDYLLCDYNRDGDSYRSPWSNKYDPPIDDGAMPSSRLRKLEIDANNAFDQYRDLYFEGGVSSVYLWDLEHGFAGVILIKKAGDGFKKIKGCWDSIHVVEVQEKSSGRTAHYKLTSTVMLWLQTTKCDSGTMNLGGSLTRQMEKDETVGESSPHIANIGRLVEDMENKIRSTLNEIYFGKTKDIVNGLRSIESLPDNQKYRQLQKELSQVLTQRQIFID, encoded by the exons AGTGAACAGCAGTTGGACTGTGCCCTGGACCTGATGAGGCGTCTGCCTCCCCAGCAGATTGAAAAGAACCTCAGTGACCTCATTGACCTG GTGCCCAGTCTGTGTGAGGACCTCCTCTCCTCTGTGGACCAGCCCCTGAAGATTGCCCAGGACAAGACAATGGGGAAAGACTATCTCCTCTGTGATTACAATCGGGATGGTGACTCCTACAG ATCACCATGGAGCAATAAGTACGACCCTCCTATTGATGACGGTGCCATGCCTTCATCTCGATTGAGGAAGCTGGAGATCGACGCCAATAACGCCTTTGACCAGTACAGAGACCT GTACTTTGAGGGTGGCGTGTCATCAGTGTACCTTTGGGATTTGGAGCATGGCTTTGCCGGAGTTATTCTCATCAAGAAGGCTGGGGATGGATTCAAAAAGATCAAGGGGTGCTGGGACTCCATCCATGTGGTGGAGGTGCAG GAGAAGTCCAGCGGACGGACTGCTCACTACAAACTCACCTCCACCGTCATGCTGTGGCTACAGACGACCAAGTGCGACTCCGGCACCATGAACCTGGGCGGCAGCCTCACAAGACAA ATGGAGAAGGACGAGACAGTCGGAGAGTCGTCACCCCACATCGCCAACATTGGCCGCCTGGTTGAA GACATGGAGAACAAGATTCGCTCCACGCTGAATGAAATCTACTTTGGGAAGACCAAGGACATCGTCAACGGACTTAG ATCTATTGAGTCTTTGCCCGATAACCAAAAGTATCGGCAGCTCCAGAAGGAGCTGTCGCAGGTCCTCACCCAGCGTCAGATCTTCATTGACTAG